One stretch of Armigeres subalbatus isolate Guangzhou_Male chromosome 2, GZ_Asu_2, whole genome shotgun sequence DNA includes these proteins:
- the LOC134215675 gene encoding uncharacterized protein LOC134215675 — MNCKLVVLSALLCIVAADVSEIQSHPKGRVVLKSVHLRPAAHKHKLKVREIDGDADAQLFETIIIEDDAKVEQELAPLQLVVAPIEESIQPIAFQLHESHPDFQGPYHYEKPVIENDYLAPKPDGDYLPPHGPRDSSDGVAKRSIKLKLRARH; from the exons ATGAACTGTAAATTGGTCGTACTTTCAGCACTTTTGTGCATAG TGGCCGCCGATGTTAGTGAAATCCAAAGCCATCCCAAAGGGCGCGTTGTGTTGAAGTCCGTGCATCTGCGTCCCGCTGCCCACAAACACAAGCTAAAGGTCCGAGAAATAGATGGCGACGCCGATGCTCAACTGTTCGAAACGATTATCATCGAAGACGACGCCAAAGTAGAACAGGAACTGGCCCCGCTGCAACTGGTTGTGGCCCCTATAGAAGAATCGATCCAACCCATAGCATTCCAGCTGCACGAATCGCATCCAGACTTCCAAGGACCGTACCATTACGAGAAGCCGGTGATCGAAAATGATTACCTGGCGCCAAAACCCGACGGTGACTATTTGCCACCGCACGGTCCTCGAGATTCAAGCGATGGCGTGGCGAAGCGGAGCATCAAGCTGAAATTACGTGCTCGTCATTAG